In Campylobacter sp., the DNA window CGATAAAAAAAGAGCTTGCATATGAAATTTCTTTAGAAAACGGCGAGAAATTTCACATCGCAGCCGTTTGCAAGGGCGCAGGCATGATCAATCCTGCGCTTGCGACCATGCTCTGCTTCGTCCTGACCGACGCAAAAATCCCGCGCGCAGATATGGACGAGCTGCTAAAAAAAGCAGCGGAGCAGAGCTTCAACACAGTAAGCGTCGACGGCGACACCTCCACCAACGATACGATTATGCTATGCAGCAGCGCCAAATGCGCTTACGAAAAGGAGGCTTTCGCCTCCGCGCTAAACGCCCTTACGCACGAGCTTGCACTGATGCTTGTAAAAGACGGCGAAGGCGCAACCAAGCTGGTGCGATTTAAAGTAAGCGGCGCCGCAAATGCCGAAGACGCTCGCACGGCGGCGAAGGCGCTAAGCAATTCGCCGCTTGTTAAAACGGCGATCTTCGGCGAAGACCCGAATTGGGGTCGCATAGCCTCCACCATAGGCGCCTGCGGTATCGAATGCGACGAAGAAAAGCTGCGTATTAAATACGATGACGTGCTACTTTATGACGCGCAAAATCGCGAGCTGGACGCCGCGCGCGAGGCTGCGGCTCACGCCGTGATGCAACAAAAAAGCTTTACGATCTGGTGCGATTTAGGACTCGGAGATGGCGAGTTTAGTGCATACGGCTGCGATCTTAGCTACGACTACGTAAAAATCAACGCCGATTATAGATCATAAAGATTCACAGCTTACTCTTTCATAATAAAAATCTCGTCTCGAAAATAGCGAATAGCGGCAGGGCTTTAAAGCTCTGTCCTAAAATTTTATCATTTAAATTTGCCTGTTTTAAATTTTTAAATACTAAAATTTTACCTTTTAAAATTTGGAATCTCATGCGTGAAATTCAGTCTAAATTTGATAGCTGAAATTAGGTTTTAAGCGCTTTATTGATATACTTAAATAAATTTTTCAAAGGAGTAAAGCATGTTTCATGAATACAGATATTTAATCACTGAGTTAAAAGGCAAAAACGCGCGATTTGATTCGCTTTTCGAGAAGCACGACGAGCTGGATCACAAGATCGCCGACGCACAAGCCGGCAGAGTGCATATGAGCGATCTGGAGATCGATGCGATGAAGAAAGAAAAGCTTCGCATAAAAGATGAGCTAGGCACCCTGCTAGCGCAATATAAAGCCGAAAAGGCAGATAAATAAAGTTGCTTGCGGCGAAATTAAGATGCAGCAGAGTGCTAGCAAGGCTTATTTCGCCGCCAAGCTTTAATCCGCGTTTAGAATTTTTTAATCGTAATAAGTTTAGCCGCTTAAATTTGCCGCGCGCGATAGAGATATTAAAACAGCACGCCAAAACAAGTTAAAATTTATACCGCACGCTTCACCATATTGACACCACTAAATAATTTTTACGTATCGGCTACATAACTGCATATACCAACAATGTCGTATTAGCGCAATCAGATATAATTCGTTACGGCTCTCTATCGCCCCTTCCGCTTCCAAAAATATCTCTTGCTGAATGCGTTTTGCACTATAGAGCAAATTAAAATTTACGCTGTATCGCCCTGCAGCCTAGCTTTTAAATTTTACTTTGCAGCGAGCATTTTCTAGTAAATTTCAAATCTTGCGTTTTGCTTGTTGCAGGCGCAATACCTATTTTTAAAATTCCGCATTTCGCAAAAATCTAAAGTGGCGCTAGAATTTTAAATTCCCGTTCGCGCTAACCGCGAAATTTCAAATTCGCAGACTCCAACTAAGCACTAGTTTATGTTAGAACTTTCTTTAGTCGCTCCACGGAATTTAGCCAAGCTTGCTTATTTTAACCCGCTTCGTTGAGCTTTAAAAATTTAGATTATTTCTTTGATCCTATCGGATAATGCCTGCCGCCACGGAATTGCTCAAGCCACCCTATTTGCTATATACACAATTAAAAGCGGCGCTAACGCGGAATTAAATAGTATAAGTTTGCGATCTGCAAAAGGTATGAAATTTAATCATAGAATTTTAAGCGCTAAGGATTTGCGATAGAATTTCGCCGCGCAAATCAAATCCCAAAGCTAGCCTAGCCTACTCGAAAACCTTTGCTTCTAAGCCATGTAGCCTTTGCAAGCCGATATCGATATATTCGTTAAGCTTCTCATTATTTTCCAGCAATTTGTCGTAATAACTCTTGGCTCTTTCTCTCGCGGTCGCATCAGGCTCGATATACTTTAGCCCACTTTTGAAAAGTCCTTTGGATTCCACAAAATAGATCGAGTGGATCTTCTCGCAGTGCGATAGCCCTGCTTCAGTGTAGTTTAAAATCGATTCGTACGCGATGTTGCCTAACAGCTCCTGCAGCCTATTTGCGGGATTTTTGAAAAACTCGGCAAACTCCTTAT includes these proteins:
- the argJ gene encoding bifunctional glutamate N-acetyltransferase/amino-acid acetyltransferase ArgJ, with product MFKITKLEGGLQNVEGFYFDGVNSGFKKQGNDLGFIRADEPFAVSAIFTSNKFQAAPIRHFKRAQERAGGELKTNFILVNSKNANSMTGEQGIADIDEIFSELGKKIPLINPVMSSTGVIGYRLKKEKIIAAAQNFNLSARNSNALATAIMTTDTIKKELAYEISLENGEKFHIAAVCKGAGMINPALATMLCFVLTDAKIPRADMDELLKKAAEQSFNTVSVDGDTSTNDTIMLCSSAKCAYEKEAFASALNALTHELALMLVKDGEGATKLVRFKVSGAANAEDARTAAKALSNSPLVKTAIFGEDPNWGRIASTIGACGIECDEEKLRIKYDDVLLYDAQNRELDAAREAAAHAVMQQKSFTIWCDLGLGDGEFSAYGCDLSYDYVKINADYRS
- a CDS encoding YdcH family protein, translating into MFHEYRYLITELKGKNARFDSLFEKHDELDHKIADAQAGRVHMSDLEIDAMKKEKLRIKDELGTLLAQYKAEKADK